From the genome of Spodoptera frugiperda isolate SF20-4 chromosome 7, AGI-APGP_CSIRO_Sfru_2.0, whole genome shotgun sequence:
aattaaataaatgcGCGCGCAATTTTCCTCAATGTCATTTTTGGCAAACGCATAAAATCATTTAGACGCGAGATTTACGCAAAAAATCACATGCAAATGTCAATCACTTGGGTAAAGatttaacataaacataaaccAACAAAGAAACGGCCTTATTATGCACTTTGTGTAGCTATAATGTACGTAAGCACATATTgcacataggtatacatatgCAAGTATATTGTAAAGAGTCcatttaaagtaggtacctactcagtACCTTGACCTCTGACATTGACTGAATAGAATTTAAAGTAAGTACACAAATAAGTATAATACTGcgtcgttggttgagtggtggCAAGTACGACGGGGCAAGAGATCTCAGGtacgattcccaggtcgggcaaagaattactgggtttttttcgaattttccaAATTTTCTCAggggtagcacggagtctagaaatttGCCAGGTATATTGCAAAAAGCTaacccctattacacgggacttaaaacatagatggtgtaaagtgggtgtacattgtatagcggcattacgtgccgtaatgtgcacctctgcctaccccttcggggatgaaaggcgtgtcgttattaaaacaaataagtataaaaGGCATGTTTAAATAAGTCTTTGTACTACTGGTAGACTTTTATATCACGAAATTGAAGTCAAATGTACTGTATCTACGATCTTTGACCTTTTCATTGCGAGTCTGAGTGTCGTGGGCGTACGCGGACGCCGGCGCTCTAAATGCCGATGCCTCTAAGATGCAATGCACCATCAGTTCTCAgtactatgtatattaataaatgtttttgatttACGTCTTGTCACTTAATGCCAAATGATTTTAAACTTTCGCTGAAATAAATTCAGTTGTACAGTCGACAAAATTGAATCATGACCTTAGGTAGTATGATGAAGAAAATTAGGTGTAATTATTGATAGTCAACAGTGTTTAATGTAGAAATGAGTGCCTAGTTGGTATAAGGGTTTAAAGTACTACGACAACCGAACCAGagggctcgggttcgattcccaaattAAGCGAAATACCATTGAACATTTCTCAGCTTTCCAAAAAATTTTCAAGTAACGTAACAAACAAGCACGTAGTACAGGATCGTGCTCGGTGCAATAAGCTCATTCCCTATTAAAAGGGATTCACAACTAATGAAACGTAGACagtttctgcctacccccataggagacaggcatgaggttattgacgtatgtatgtatgtacgtaataAGAAGCGTATAGTTTTCAGATCGATTGTACCTATTCCGTCTGCGTTGTTTATGATCGAATCAATAGTCTATAAATATAAGTGACTTACagagtaaataaagaaaaaggtaTCAACAATCATCAACAATGTATCGCCACGCTTCCGACAAGAATGCGTCTATATTTAGAACAGTACTCGACAACAGTCAGGACGTCTCGATGTATCTAGATTATTGTCAGAGTACCTATGTACTGTACAGactttatgatattttatttgcgATGTTTGGTTCTACGTAGAATGCTttggcctatctggaagtctttGGGGACAACAGTGGATGTctcgtggctgatatgatgatgttgAGAATGTTATGGGCTATGAGATCAAATAAACTGACTTAGTTATAcgggaattaaaaaaataatgtcgcccatagacacctgaCCTGACCTACCAACCTATGGTAGGATAACGGAATTACGTGTTGCTTGAGAGGAATCGCCTTAATCTTCTCTATACACAAAAATCAATTACTTTTTGTAAGTGTCGCTTAAACTCGAGattggctggaccgatttggctagaTTTGGTCTTGGATGATTTGCGGAAGTCCAGGGAACGTATAAAAGGTAAAAACAATATGAgctagttattaattaatttttgtcgGACTCAGAAATTGAATCCGAGCTCCTAGTGAGATTACGAGGAAACCTTTTTTATTCAGTCTGTCCATATAAAAGCAAAACACAAGACAAAGtccttgttttgtttttccaaATTGTTCAATCGTAActatacctactatttattatGGTTGATGGTTGATCGAGCGATTAAATCATAAACAATGCGTCATTGCGCTTGCGCAGGTACCTAAGTGATTAACATAACGTAACGTAATACCACGCCTTTTCATTCCGAATTAGTAGGCGGagatgtatattaaaattaaatgttacgcTTCCTTTTCACTGgcagtaggtattataatactATAAGATGTATGTAATAGGGCCATGTAaatgccatacactgggcacaattccagactccgttccactagtttgaatttaataatatcaGCGATGATAATCGCATAGTACTTTGCCCAACCTACAATCAAACCCGAGAATACGAATCATCGGTCAACGAAGCagtaattacctaattatatttatttcatttaatattcctTTATTTGTCTTAAATGAGggtttattaagtttttacctaaaataatctttgaactctcaataaaaacaacacaGAACTTTTTGTCCGAATACTCCGTCAGTAaactatttatcaaaataaacgcAAATATATTAACGCTATATTTCACGATCGCTGTTGTCAAATGTTCCGCGTAAATCTAAAAGGTCGAATAAAAACTTAATCAATCATTGTTTGTTgttaaatatatcttttttgCACTTCCTAATACATCATTtcagtcaatatttttattcagaaGTCTACTTTAATCATGCTTTTGAATATAAATCACATAAATTAGCATACCAATGAGTTTATTCATTTAGGAAATGATAACAAACAGAACAGGTTTTTACAAACATTTCCTACTAGTTTATACTATTGTATAGGCTGAATATGGAAATAGGACACCAGATtagtgatataaaataaataaactcacctGGGTATTCATAAATTTGAACACACTTCCTGCTTTGAACCTTTTGCTTCTTAGAATAAGGTACAATACATAGGCACTTGCTTTGAAtagctaaaaacaaaaaatgtaattagaaaaCAATACTGAACTGTGTAATCATTAGCCAATGTCTGATAGGCTGGTTCAATCgacttaatatttaaatgtaaacttaATTTCCAATCCTATGCTACACAGTTTTCGTAATTTCATTTTAGTAGCACAAAGTTTGAATATATGCCTAAAGTGAGACAAACTTTCCCTTAGGTAGgactaatataaaatttatttatgatgAAATAGTAGTAAAATCAAGCTGTGAACTGTACAGTTTACATCATACTAAAGGGAAAACTACTGTCAAAATGCAATAGCTATCGATAAAtcaataattaggtacctactacacaGATCACTtacgaaagaaaaaaaacccTAAGTATATTGCTAAACCTTTTAGAAAATGGGGatttataaattagaaaatTCTCTGAAAAGAAGTACATATACCTTCCACACATATGAAGCGTTCCACTGTTTCACTAATTTGTCAGCTCTCAAATCTTTCCATGTAATAAACTTGTGAAATGGTTTGCCAGTTTTACGAGACCAGTTTATAAATGTACCTCTTTGGGTGGTGATACCCATGGCGGTCATTTGACCAGCTGTTAATTGAGCATCTGTGGACAATattccatatttaaaaataaaacaaacatgattGTTGATGACCACAGATTTTTCAATGGAGTTATTAAAGAGGAAATAAGAATTTGTCTTAAGGCAGAACTTCTGTggatgtgtgtgttttttttaaatgagtttgataacaatataattaatatattataagttCATACATATTCATAGCCACACTTGAGAaatggataaaaataaaatattgtatgaacATAATGATGTGGTACATAATAACTACTATTGATTTATAATACACATAGATGTCTTCCACATTTCTCTAATCTCAATGGTCTTATCCCttacaataattgtttattgatttgaaacatATAGAGATTTATCGGAGATGAATTTGTTAcacatgtaaatatatttttccaaccaaaatataataattagatGTTACATATAATTGGAATTTGGCCCTAcaacaataattttcaatagCAAGAATAGGGAAGTACCAAATTCTATAATATTGATTGATATATTTATTCCATTAATGAgtgtattatcataattatgataCTGTTGTAATGGTAAACAACAGCTATTGGACAAGACTTGGTTGTTCTCATTGCTATGCATTAAGTGATAAGCTATCTTATCATGTTTTATTTAGGAACTGGAACAACAGAACTATTCAGTTACATGTATGGGACTAAATAACTATTGATCAAACTGAGACATATCACATGTTATACTTTAGTAagcagtttattattttaaaaacaaatatatgatGAAGTGGAGTTATCAATAAAACAGTGAAAAGTaatgtacttattttaaaattacttacccTTCAATGATATATTTACTACACCAACTATTGAGGCCCATAGTTCATCTGGATCTATTTCAACGAAACCAGGATGCGGATAATGCAACACcacctaatttaaaaaatataataatatcacttGATGCACTACACATAAATGGgttctataaatattaataaatattattttatatcattactattttttttaatattgcgaatattatatttgttattggATACTCtattaaaagattttcttttttattttatacctgaTCAACCGCTCTTCCCACTATTTCAGCtctagtattataaataaaagaccGAATAGTGCTAGTTCCTATGtctaaagttaaaatatatttttcttccatggtttctaaaacacttAAACTTCCACGTTAgtaatttaataagaaaattaaattaataatatcgcAACCGTATTGTATTCGTCCGCACtcatttatatttgaaaaaatacaatacaatcgAATTGACTTTACTAAGTCTGTCaacaaatgtcaatgtcaatttgTCTTGTCAATGTCGGTCAAAATTGATACGATCAGTTTCACGCACGCATTATTAGCACGCAcgcattatttatgtattagagAAGGCGTTATCGAAACTTTGGTccttatttaaatgaatattatcttataattttaaggctcttttcaattaaaatatgttttatttcatatctaTAACCAGAATGGTTACTTGTAAAATATGGTGGATTCGACTATTCGAAGCGATTTTccttattattcttttttacttttttctctttttaagtTGTACAGGTATATTTTCAAAAGCAGTaacctattataaaaatgaCAGTTTTTACTGAGTAATATTTTAGGAAAGTATTTAGgcattttctaaataattcataagtaaGAACTAGTTAGAtttgaagaaattaatttagtaatataaAGTTTTTCACACTTATTCGACTAAGTTACTAAAAATTATGGACATgactatatttttacaaaatggcAACACATGTCTGTGGCTGACAGTCAAGCGCGTTTTGGATCTTTGAACGCTAAAAATTGTGATGTAAAAacgagaaaaataaatgtttactgGCCAACATGGCGAACCCACGGAAATTCAGTGAGAAAATTGCCCTCCATCATCAAAAACAGGCAGAGGAAACAGCTGCTTTTGAACAGATTATGCGCGAAGTTTCCGACGCAACCCAAAGGGTATGTCGCCTATTTACTCAGGCAGTCGCTTCCTGGCCGTCAAATGTGCCCGCCGACGTAAACAATAATCCATTACAAAATAGTTATTGCGCCTAAACAACAAagtgaacatatttttttatttatgtcaatagCAAAATACCACTCAGTTCTGTGTGTATAGTTACAATTGTCATTGTCAAAATGAATTGTAAGTCTATTTGGTATCCTACACAATAGCTAGTTAGAATATTATGAGTGTTTCATCTCCTAATGAAACTAAGGAAATATGAAGTCTGATTTCTTAATCATAACTGATAACAATAGTTGCTTGCCAGTGAAATAATTTAACACAGCTAGATACAGACATATTGTGACTAACAATGTTTTGTTATAATCAAAGAGTTGATTATATGTAGTGGAAATCACATCATTATTGGACTGTGTGGAAATAGTAGGATgttttcattaacaaaaatgttgtcaattgTTAGAGTACAGTAAAGAGATGTTCAGGCATCATGATTACAGGTTAATTCAAGTAAAGTAGCCAGAGTCAAACCGCCCCCCGAGCCTAGTGATAATGTTGAGTCGTCTCTCCGGCCCACTCAGCAGGGCTTGGGCACATACCGCAGTGGCTCCCTGCCAAATGTGGCTGCACCACAAGCTACCGCCAATGAGCTGGAAACAATTAAGGTTCCTTTGTTTTGGAATCTGATCATTAAAATCCCTAATAGCGTAAATCTACCATTTTATGACCTTGCAGGTAGTTAATACTTAGAATATTCCAAAGACAATCTGGttgtattttcttaaaataacataactttcttaattgttttgtgacataactattattattgatAACTGATAATTACCTGCTACGTCTTGATGGCCTCTGTAATTTATGGTAGAATTTGCTATACCTTCTTTTGTTCGGTAGTGGTGCAGTTGTAGCTGGCTGAAATGATTTTGCATTCTTTTTCTTAAACTTGTGTTTCATTCCTTATAGATTGttatgcaatttttattttatgtatattaaaaaaataattaacaactaTTGAAAGTTAATGAACAAATGAAACAATCTCATGAAGTAAATGGGTGCTAATTGCTTTATCACCTTGTAAAAACTTACTTgaatattgataaatataatcaaatgcctgtaataataaacaaagtgTGTAGAGTAACTCTTGTTAACAGAAAACTGTGTTGGACTCATATTTACATTACAACATGTGTTCTAATAAGTTTTCTTGTTCACAAAACTTAACTCCGTCATCTGTTCACTATAATACTATAAACAGGTTTAACTaagaatgttatattttattacaatgtcctacattttttttatcattcaaaagctaagatttttttattgcctTTTTCCTTTATTGTTTGCTCTAGAAGTAAACAATTTAGTTCctagatttatattattttgcagAACATAAATATGATGTTAGAAACTAGTGACTAGTGAAATGGCATGTTGCATCCTTGTATAAAAATGTCCATATAAAGTACTGCATAgttagttgatttttttaattaaaataatcctGCACTCAAAAAGtagtgaaaaatatatttatttgccatGCTATATAGTCCCACACATTACAAGAATATACAGTTAATGTGCTAAATGTTGTTTACTATAGTATTGTCCATCATAAATGTATGAGTAAATTGTTGAATGATTAATACTTTAATAGTGGTATGTTATACATTATATCTTGGGATATTACATGCATTCAATTGGATATTATTCCTCAAAAATATGTCATGTATGTATAGGGAAAAGCAATTTATAAAGGCAACTTCGCGTCGCTGGTATTTCCCGCCAAACAAGCCGAACCGGTGTCTTGCACGAGTCACACGCAACCTTAGTTAGGCGGGAAAAGCCAGCCATAGCCATTCCTGGTTGAGTTTCTCTGAGTAACATTTTGTTGTCTATTTGTCCTAGCCGGAGGAATTACCGCTAGCAAACCAGTATGCTATGGCCGGCGGCCGCAGCGGCGGCACGTCGCCGTCGCGCTCGCCGGCGGGGCAGCGGGGCCGCGCCTCCTCCTCGGTGGGCCCGATGCGCCGCCCTGCTGACAGAAAACACGACACCAGCCCCTATGGGAGCACTGTATACTTGAGGTAAATCTGTTTTGCATTAAGAAAACCACAATGACTAACGACTGAGGTCTCATCAATACTACCTACTCAAGTTAATTGACCAGAAGTTTTCCCGCCAACTTTAAACGAAGTACCGTAAACCGGCATTCTATAAGAAATCCTTCAGACGTAGTTTACAGTTTGGCATCACGTCTTTATTATAAACGTACGTCATAACAGTAATGACGTAGGTATTtcgtatacaaaaaataaaacaaatgtaaaacCCGTTACGTTACGGCTTACAGTAAATGGCCGCTTACTGTAGATGACTTTTTGTTTGTATCATTAAGCgataaaaacgaaaatataGGTATGATAGGccaattttttaaaaataacaaagcaaCAATCCTGCTGTTTATCCTTGAAGGTTACAACTTACAACAATTAAATCAGTCGCTACTATACTCCTTACTTACGTCACTTCTTTAATCACGGCAGTTATGCTGAATTATTATCTAAAATATGAGTCGCAAGAAGCCAGCCGACGCCGACGTacaatttattccaatttaaaCTACGAACGTGTtgataattgttattaattaccAACTTCACGAGGTAAATGTGATTCATTTAAGTACATGTCATGTTAATTCAAGTTTGTTCCACGAAACCTCAttcatgtataataataattgttatttaatagaaGTTATCAACAAAGATCAGGAAACAACGCTACTATAAGACACGCGGACATAACTCTAGTACGTAGTTACAGgaaaaaagaacaacaaaatcgttttatttttaaatcattttaaacaTGGTTCTGTGAATATGATttcgaaaaatattataaaactagttAAGTTTTGCCTTTCTACGAAACGCTCCGTCTGCGAGTTATATAAACTGTAGAACTCGTATGGACATAATTTATTCCGTCTACTACGATTAACAAGTCTTGATTCGAAAGGATATAGGAAAGGTCCATGCAGGTAGGCTACGACAAAATTACAATGTAACTGTATAAAaaccacataaataaaaaaaaatagttgcaACGTTTTGTAGGTGCAGGAAACAAAAatgaaaccaaaataaaaaatatcgtatgATGACTAAGTATCGATTGTTTATTAATCAGACTCTGCAACTGTTTTCCTGCTTATACATATCTATGAATTCAAGTCGCTGTCTTGgcgatgtttaaaaatattacgtcaCTTCTGGAAattacaattcaattaaaatgcGTAATATTCAACGTCTGTGCGAAGAACTTGTTACGCTGGTTTGTAAAATATGTACttgtatgaaaaatatacgtggttattataattttattgtgtgcaGAGATGTATAACAATACATAGTTCACGAGACCTAGCCCTATAATTACCAAATATCGACGTAGCACATTACTGAGGCTATTAATACATACGAACTTTTGATTGTCTCTGTAATAACTTACAAAGACAGTCtcgtttttattgattaattatcTAAATGACACAATACCAAGAAAATAATCTTATACATTTATTCAAACAAGAAATTCCTGTTTTGATAGAGCATCCAGTACctattattgtaaatatcattgtgttataagtcaaaaactaaataacattttgatatttttaaaaagctttataGAAATCACTAGACAGCAGCAGCTGACGGCAGCTTCATCCGCATTATCACGACACAAAGAACATGCGTTATAATACTACATTTCctattcaaaattttattcttatatGTTCAGTAGCTTTTGCGTGAAATGGAAACAAATGTACATCTAAAGTTTCATGTATAGTACCCATTAAAAATATCCATTCAATAACTAAAATTCAATAACTTCAATAATTAAACAGTAGATAATAACTTTGTATAACAATGCGGCGCAACACCCACAGTCAAACCGCTAAACCGGTTTTGTGGGAAATTGTCATAAATATAAtgctgtatttcttttatataaataaataaataataataaaaataaaataactgtttctcgccttaggtgaggcgagaggaagagtcagactcttactgactaaaacaacCCATTCCTAGTCCtgctcttcgaaccggagcccctaAGTCTGCCGCGATTCTGTATTGGGGTTAATTGTATGAATAGGATTACAATGACAAGTAAAAGTATATAATTGCGTATGTTTGCAGTCCGCCCCCGGACAGTAACTGGCGACGCACGCACTCGGACTCCGCGCTGCACCAGTCGTGTGGCGAGCAACAGGCGGCCGTGCAGCCGCTGTCGCCGCACCGGACCATGCACTCACATGCACACCCACATCTACATCCACACCAGAACCATCGGAGAGGTGAGCCGTTACACTTTATTAATAGTTATTCatcttttgttttgtgtacCTTTCAATGTCATTGGTCTGATTTTTATGATACGTCAGTGTGAAGTTCTAGGGACTCTCCCTACAGAGACAAAACTAAAGCTAAAAAATGTAGATTATGCTAGTTACTTGTAATAAAGTTCTATGCATTACTCGCTTTACTTATTTCTATGTTTTCCCATGTTTCTTACAGGTGACATACATTTAGATGTAATATCAGCAATGAATCCCGCAAACCGGCCGAGATCGTCATGTGAAATCCCCAGAATACCGAACAACAACAAGTGAGTATCTATATTTCAACTTGCAGTGCTTAATTGAAGgaggaaaatgttgttttatccCTAAGCTCGGAAACTTGAATGACTTAGAAAAAACAAGTTTTGATGCATTACGTTAGATACCTATAATATCGTCACTTTGTATAAATCTCATTGactaatgtaaaatattacttttcttGCATCTGGATTCCAACGGACATATTTATGTGGTGGTGGTAATCAAAAAATTGTTGTATAACTGAATGTGATGTAATAATGTACGTTTTCTGTCTAGCACGTATGACTGTTTCGACAGCGTGTACGCGGACGGGCAGGGCGGCGGCGGGCTGGGCGGCGCGCTGGGCTGCGAGCTGGCCGTGCCGGGCGGCTCGCTGCCCGACCTCACGTCCGTGCACTTCCCGCCGCCGCACTACGCCGCGCCGCCGCAGCACGCGCCGCACACGCCGCGCAACGACACCGACTACCAGCCGCGCTATGTACGTCACTACCACTACCCGCCGCAAGTAAGACAGGCCCTTCGGTACTCCGCCGCCCATCCTCATCTCGCCGTGTTTGTGTCTCGTCTGCGAGGGATTCTGTCTTCTATCTGTGTTGCAATAAAACTTTACTGATCGCCGATCCGTCTTGGTCCGTCGAGCGCAGCGATAAGGCCCTCGACTGCATCTCACGTGTTTCGCACGCCGCACTCGCGTGATACTAATAATAGGTTTAGTAAAAGTGATAGTAGCTCTCATTTGCGCCGGCGTAAACACGTGTAACtaagcaaaaatattaattaatcgcTTGAGTAGTAGTAGGTAGTCTCGGACTGAACTCGTGGCGGCTGGAATACGGCAGCGATGTTAGGGTAGGAAGAGGTAGTAAGCGATAGGAAGAAGATGTGGGTTGGGTAGTGCATGAGTGTGGTGGTTGCAGTCGCCGACGTCGCCGGGCGCGGTGTCGCCGGGCGGCGGCAGCGTGTCGCCGGCGACGGGCGGGCTGTCCCCCGCGTC
Proteins encoded in this window:
- the LOC118265806 gene encoding CREB-regulated transcription coactivator 3 isoform X8, producing the protein MANPRKFSEKIALHHQKQAEETAAFEQIMREVSDATQRPEELPLANQYAMAGGRSGGTSPSRSPAGQRGRASSSVGPMRRPADRKHDTSPYGSTVYLSPPPDSNWRRTHSDSALHQSCGEQQAAVQPLSPHRTMHSHAHPHLHPHQNHRRGDIHLDVISAMNPANRPRSSCEIPRIPNNNNTYDCFDSVYADGQGGGGLGGALGCELAVPGGSLPDLTSVHFPPPHYAAPPQHAPHTPRNDTDYQPRYSPTSPGAVSPGGGSVSPATGGLSPASGSPVGATVPLPQQHALDHVAPLYDAQNHLSVPNTNNYLHHNKNMSPLDHGWIPSGYQTHCSPPSQYSSTSNINIPSPTMVHSPGSPVESPQTDYNNLHQALLQPFEQITMLDNPVSSYNTTYLNHGSPHSPQTTNSSLSYPQSTATSCGSGSGVGMGCGRRNARDPVAGGLQPLASPSAPPTPATPASIPDIVLTDYSGELDAGMFGGEEAQLRAGLDLDDLSLLEDPTALVPDSDVEHGFRLDRL
- the LOC118265806 gene encoding CREB-regulated transcription coactivator 3 isoform X13, which encodes MANPRKFSEKIALHHQKQAEETAAFEQIMREVSDATQRPEELPLANQYAMAGGRSGGTSPSRSPAGQRGRASSSVGPMRRPADRKHDTSPYGSTVYLSPPPDSNWRRTHSDSALHQSCGEQQAAVQPLSPHRTMHSHAHPHLHPHQNHRRGDIHLDVISAMNPANRPRSSCEIPRIPNNNNTYDCFDSVYADGQGGGGLGGALGCELAVPGGSLPDLTSVHFPPPHYAAPPQHAPHTPRNDTDYQPRYVRHYHYPPQNHLSVPNTNNYLHHNKNMSPLDHGWIPSGYQTHCSPPSQYSSTSNINIPSPTMVHSPGSPVESPQTDYNNLHQALLQPFEQITMLDNPVSSYNTTYLNHGSPHSPQTTNSSLSYPQSTATSCGSGSGVGMGCGRRNARDPVAGGLQPLASPSAPPTPATPASIPDIVLTDYSGELDAGMFGGEEAQLRAGLDLDDLSLLEDPTALVPDSDVEHGFRLDRL
- the LOC118265806 gene encoding CREB-regulated transcription coactivator 3 isoform X6, which translates into the protein MANPRKFSEKIALHHQKQAEETAAFEQIMREVSDATQRPEELPLANQYAMAGGRSGGTSPSRSPAGQRGRASSSVGPMRRPADRKHDTSPYGSTVYLSPPPDSNWRRTHSDSALHQSCGEQQAAVQPLSPHRTMHSHAHPHLHPHQNHRRGDIHLDVISAMNPANRPRSSCEIPRIPNNNNTYDCFDSVYADGQGGGGLGGALGCELAVPGGSLPDLTSVHFPPPHYAAPPQHAPHTPRNDTDYQPRYVRHYHYPPQSPTSPGAVSPGGGSVSPATGGLSPASGSPVGATVPLPQQHALDHVAPLYDAQNHLSVPNTNNYLHHNKNMSPLDHGWIPSGYQTHCSPPSQYSSTSNINIPSPTMVHSPGSPVESPQTDYNNLHQALLQPFEQITMLDNPVSSYNTTYLNHGSPHSPQTTNSSLSYPQSTATSCGSGSGVGMGCGRRNARDPVAGGLQPLASPSAPPTPATPASIPDIVLTDYSGELDAGMFGGEEAQLRAGLDLDDLSLLEDPTALVPDSDVEHGFRLDRL
- the LOC118265806 gene encoding CREB-regulated transcription coactivator 3 isoform X3 — encoded protein: MANPRKFSEKIALHHQKQAEETAAFEQIMREVSDATQRVNSSKVARVKPPPEPSDNVESSLRPTQQGLGTYRSGSLPNVAAPQATANELETIKPEELPLANQYAMAGGRSGGTSPSRSPAGQRGRASSSVGPMRRPADRKHDTSPYGSTVYLSPPPDSNWRRTHSDSALHQSCGEQQAAVQPLSPHRTMHSHAHPHLHPHQNHRRGDIHLDVISAMNPANRPRSSCEIPRIPNNNNTYDCFDSVYADGQGGGGLGGALGCELAVPGGSLPDLTSVHFPPPHYAAPPQHAPHTPRNDTDYQPRYSPTSPGAVSPGGGSVSPATGGLSPASGSPVGATVPLPQQHALDHVAPLYDAQNHLSVPNTNNYLHHNKNMSPLDHGWIPSGYQTHCSPPSQYSSTSNINIPSPTMVHSPGSPVESPQTDYNNLHQALLQPFEQITMLDNPVSSYNTTYLNHGSPHSPQTTNSSLSYPQSTATSCGSGSGVGMGCGRRNARDPVAGGLQPLASPSAPPTPATPASIPDIVLTDYSGELDAGMFGGEEAQLRAGLDLDDLSLLEDPTALVPDSDVEHGFRLDRL
- the LOC118265806 gene encoding CREB-regulated transcription coactivator 3 isoform X7 gives rise to the protein MANPRKFSEKIALHHQKQAEETAAFEQIMREVSDATQRVNSSKVARVKPPPEPSDNVESSLRPTQQGLGTYRSGSLPNVAAPQATANELETIKPEELPLANQYAMAGGRSGGTSPSRSPAGQRGRASSSVGPMRRPADRKHDTSPYGSTVYLSPPPDSNWRRTHSDSALHQSCGEQQAAVQPLSPHRTMHSHAHPHLHPHQNHRRGDIHLDVISAMNPANRPRSSCEIPRIPNNNNTYDCFDSVYADGQGGGGLGGALGCELAVPGGSLPDLTSVHFPPPHYAAPPQHAPHTPRNDTDYQPRYNHLSVPNTNNYLHHNKNMSPLDHGWIPSGYQTHCSPPSQYSSTSNINIPSPTMVHSPGSPVESPQTDYNNLHQALLQPFEQITMLDNPVSSYNTTYLNHGSPHSPQTTNSSLSYPQSTATSCGSGSGVGMGCGRRNARDPVAGGLQPLASPSAPPTPATPASIPDIVLTDYSGELDAGMFGGEEAQLRAGLDLDDLSLLEDPTALVPDSDVEHGFRLDRL
- the LOC118265806 gene encoding CREB-regulated transcription coactivator 3 isoform X10, with the protein product MANPRKFSEKIALHHQKQAEETAAFEQIMREVSDATQRPEELPLANQYAMAGGRSGGTSPSRSPAGQRGRASSSVGPMRRPADRKHDTSPYGSTVYLSPPPDSNWRRTHSDSALHQSCGEQQAAVQPLSPHRTMHSHAHPHLHPHQNHRRGDIHLDVISAMNPANRPRSSCEIPRIPNNNNVYADGQGGGGLGGALGCELAVPGGSLPDLTSVHFPPPHYAAPPQHAPHTPRNDTDYQPRYSPTSPGAVSPGGGSVSPATGGLSPASGSPVGATVPLPQQHALDHVAPLYDAQNHLSVPNTNNYLHHNKNMSPLDHGWIPSGYQTHCSPPSQYSSTSNINIPSPTMVHSPGSPVESPQTDYNNLHQALLQPFEQITMLDNPVSSYNTTYLNHGSPHSPQTTNSSLSYPQSTATSCGSGSGVGMGCGRRNARDPVAGGLQPLASPSAPPTPATPASIPDIVLTDYSGELDAGMFGGEEAQLRAGLDLDDLSLLEDPTALVPDSDVEHGFRLDRL
- the LOC118265806 gene encoding CREB-regulated transcription coactivator 2 isoform X11; amino-acid sequence: MANPRKFSEKIALHHQKQAEETAAFEQIMREVSDATQRVNSSKVARVKPPPEPSDNVESSLRPTQQGLGTYRSGSLPNVAAPQATANELETIKPEELPLANQYAMAGGRSGGTSPSRSPAGQRGRASSSVGPMRRPADRKHDTSPYGSTVYLSPPPDSNWRRTHSDSALHQSCGEQQAAVQPLSPHRTMHSHAHPHLHPHQNHRRGDIHLDVISAMNPANRPRSSCEIPRIPNNNNTYDCFDSVYADGQGGGGLGGALGCELAVPGGSLPDLTSVHFPPPHYAAPPQHAPHTPRNDTDYQPRYNMSPLDHGWIPSGYQTHCSPPSQYSSTSNINIPSPTMVHSPGSPVESPQTDYNNLHQALLQPFEQITMLDNPVSSYNTTYLNHGSPHSPQTTNSSLSYPQSTATSCGSGSGVGMGCGRRNARDPVAGGLQPLASPSAPPTPATPASIPDIVLTDYSGELDAGMFGGEEAQLRAGLDLDDLSLLEDPTALVPDSDVEHGFRLDRL